Proteins found in one Agaribacterium sp. ZY112 genomic segment:
- the acnA gene encoding aconitate hydratase AcnA yields the protein MIPKTEKSWRTRYLQSLSLKETALSYWSLKNLAEDFQHPLEEQPFVTRLFLENVMRHYEGNDVTPAVITHLFSGEAGKPDRSERAFSFYPSRVLMQDYTGVPAISDLAAMRDAVAERGGNPKKINPVCPVDLVIDHSVIVDQAGTDSALSHNRAQEMARNQERYQFLKWAQQSFDNLTIVPPGRGICHQVNLEYFAQVTRKAEDTLIPDTLVGTDSHTTMINGLGVLGWGVGGIEAEAVMLGQPLSLNMPNIVGVKLEGKLAAGTTATDLVLTVTERLRNHGVVGKYVEFYGPGVLPLSVADRATIANMAPEYGATCGLFPIDEKVIEYLTLTNRPTHIVEQVRAYAIAQGLWYDSATPDADYSEKLCIQLANIEPSVAGPKRPQDRLSLPSIKTKTLEAMAFTGLIPAVSHTSVSQKAVDEQQPIIDGDIVIAAITSCTNTSNPHVMLLAGLLAKAAVEKGLSVKPQVKTSLAPGSQVVARYLDNLGLQPYLNQLGFQRVGFGCTTCIGNSGPLNPGVEAIVEQGQLNVCAVLSGNRNFEGRVHPAVRLNWLASPPLVIAFALVGHTRIDLVSEPLGHDEKGNAVFLKDIWPSDSAVNKALQQVTQAQYAQSYENMLLGDEAWESLPVEETVRYHWKKHSTYIRKPPFFAGMSDVDSDETVDRKYKPVAIQTAKILAILGDSITTDHISPAGQISEDSPSGSYLLAHRIKPDHFNSYGSRRGNHEVMVRGTFANKRLKNKMVSPKEGGFTLCFEENSFEEHCFGENGQAHPIVPIYEASQRHIKKNNPLVVFAGKEYGTGSSRDWAAKGCLLLNVKAVIAESYERIHRSNLVGMGILPLQLPSGTRVDDLCLVGDETIDIRWSDELRPSQPVDLFIRLKNGEHKAVTVIVRIENNRELDYFYAGGVLRYVAHQFSQKEH from the coding sequence ATGATTCCAAAAACCGAAAAAAGTTGGCGAACACGTTACCTTCAATCCCTGTCACTTAAGGAAACGGCTCTTTCTTATTGGTCTCTTAAAAACTTGGCCGAAGATTTCCAGCATCCACTAGAAGAACAACCTTTTGTGACACGTCTGTTTCTCGAAAATGTGATGAGGCATTACGAAGGCAATGACGTCACGCCTGCGGTGATTACCCATCTTTTTTCGGGCGAAGCCGGGAAACCTGACCGCTCAGAGCGTGCATTTTCTTTTTATCCCAGCCGTGTATTAATGCAGGACTATACTGGCGTGCCCGCGATTTCGGATTTGGCCGCGATGCGAGATGCCGTTGCAGAACGGGGAGGAAATCCGAAAAAAATTAATCCGGTTTGCCCGGTTGATTTGGTCATTGATCACTCTGTGATTGTCGATCAGGCCGGGACTGACAGTGCTTTGTCTCATAATCGAGCCCAAGAAATGGCACGTAATCAGGAGCGCTACCAGTTTCTTAAATGGGCACAGCAGTCATTTGATAATCTCACCATCGTGCCACCTGGCAGAGGCATATGCCATCAGGTCAATCTCGAATACTTTGCACAGGTGACTCGTAAAGCTGAGGACACATTGATACCAGACACCCTGGTCGGCACCGATAGCCACACCACCATGATCAATGGGCTGGGTGTGCTTGGTTGGGGTGTTGGCGGTATAGAGGCAGAAGCCGTTATGTTGGGACAGCCACTCAGCTTAAATATGCCCAACATTGTGGGCGTAAAACTCGAAGGAAAATTGGCTGCGGGTACAACTGCCACAGATCTGGTGCTCACCGTAACTGAAAGATTAAGAAACCATGGCGTAGTGGGAAAATACGTAGAGTTTTATGGGCCTGGCGTATTGCCTCTAAGCGTTGCCGATCGAGCGACTATCGCCAATATGGCTCCCGAATATGGTGCGACCTGCGGACTGTTTCCCATTGATGAAAAAGTCATTGAGTATTTAACCTTAACCAATCGTCCTACTCACATTGTTGAACAAGTCCGTGCCTACGCTATTGCGCAGGGGCTTTGGTATGATAGCGCCACGCCTGACGCTGACTATTCGGAAAAACTATGTATTCAACTGGCCAACATTGAACCCTCAGTGGCCGGGCCAAAGCGACCACAGGATCGTTTGTCGTTGCCGTCCATCAAGACTAAAACCTTGGAGGCAATGGCGTTCACTGGGCTTATCCCAGCCGTTTCACACACATCTGTTTCACAAAAGGCTGTCGATGAGCAGCAACCCATTATCGATGGCGATATCGTTATCGCAGCCATAACCTCTTGCACGAATACCTCTAATCCACATGTGATGTTACTCGCCGGGTTGCTGGCAAAAGCTGCGGTAGAAAAAGGCTTGTCGGTTAAGCCACAGGTTAAAACCTCCCTGGCACCTGGTTCCCAGGTTGTCGCCCGTTATCTCGATAACCTGGGGTTGCAACCCTATTTAAATCAGCTTGGGTTTCAGCGTGTTGGTTTCGGTTGTACTACCTGCATTGGTAACTCAGGTCCATTAAACCCGGGGGTTGAAGCGATAGTTGAGCAAGGCCAGTTAAATGTGTGTGCCGTGCTTTCCGGCAACCGAAATTTTGAAGGTCGAGTTCATCCTGCAGTACGTTTAAATTGGTTGGCCTCGCCTCCGTTGGTGATTGCATTTGCCTTGGTTGGGCATACTCGAATTGATCTTGTGAGCGAACCTCTGGGGCACGATGAAAAAGGCAACGCCGTTTTTTTAAAAGATATTTGGCCGAGTGATAGCGCGGTCAATAAGGCATTGCAACAGGTGACACAGGCGCAATATGCGCAATCGTACGAAAATATGTTGCTGGGTGATGAGGCCTGGGAAAGCTTGCCGGTGGAAGAAACGGTTCGATATCACTGGAAAAAGCATTCAACGTATATTCGCAAGCCGCCTTTTTTTGCTGGTATGTCCGATGTTGATAGTGATGAGACGGTTGACAGAAAATACAAACCGGTCGCAATACAGACCGCAAAGATACTCGCCATTTTGGGCGACTCTATCACCACCGATCACATCTCTCCTGCGGGTCAAATCAGTGAAGATAGCCCATCAGGAAGCTATTTATTAGCACACCGTATCAAACCCGATCATTTTAACAGTTACGGTTCTCGACGGGGAAATCACGAAGTGATGGTGCGCGGTACGTTTGCCAATAAACGGCTAAAAAACAAAATGGTGTCGCCAAAGGAAGGCGGTTTTACCCTGTGTTTTGAGGAAAATAGTTTTGAGGAACATTGCTTTGGAGAAAATGGACAAGCGCACCCGATAGTTCCCATCTATGAAGCCAGTCAACGGCATATCAAAAAAAATAACCCACTGGTGGTATTTGCTGGCAAGGAATATGGCACGGGGTCGAGCCGCGATTGGGCGGCAAAAGGCTGCTTATTATTGAATGTGAAAGCCGTGATTGCTGAATCCTATGAGCGTATTCATCGTAGTAATTTAGTCGGTATGGGTATTTTGCCGTTGCAACTTCCATCGGGTACGCGCGTAGATGACTTATGTCTGGTGGGCGATGAAACCATTGATATCCGCTGGTCTGATGAGTTAAGGCCAAGTCAGCCTGTTGATCTGTTTATCCGGCTTAAAAATGGTGAACACAAAGCAGTTACGGTTATTGTTCGCATTGAAAACAACCGTGAGCTTGATTATTTCTATGCGGGTGGTGTGCTGCGTTATGTAGCACACCAATTTTCTCAAAAAGAGCACTGA